GGCAGCAGTCCATCGCCGTATTCCCGACCCCGATGACGAGGACGCGCGGCTCGATCTTTTCGATGTGCCCGAAGGCCACCGACTCGAGCCAATCGATCCCGATATGGATGCGGTCGGAGTCGTAGCGTCCCGGGATATCCAGGTTTTTCCCCCGCGGTGCCCCGGAGCCCACGAAGACCGCGTCCCACTTCCCGCCCATTTCCCCGTCGAGGAGCGCACGCATGCTCTCGACCGGGGTGTTGAGCCGGAGGTCCACCCCCATGTCGAGGATGGTGCCAATCTCCTCGCGAAGCACCTCGGGGGGGAGGCGGAACTGGGGGATGTTCGACCACATGAGCCCCCCGGCCCGGTCCTGCTTCTCGAAGATGGTGACCTGGTAGCCGAGGGGGAGGAGGTCGTTGGCCACCGTGAGGGATGCCGGGCCCGCCCCGACGCAGGCGACGCGCTTCCCGTTTTTTTCCTCCGGGATCCGAGGAAGGAGGTCGGTGATGTCTTCACGGAGGTCGGCGGCGACTCGCTTGAGGCGGCAGATCGCGACCGGTTCCCCGTCCAGTCGGGTCCGCCGGCACGCCGGTTCGCAGGGGCGGTCGCAGGTCCGCCCGAGGATCGCCGGAAAGACGTTGGAGTGCCGGTTCAGCATGTAGGCGTCCGTAAACCGTCCCTGCGCGATCATCCGGATGTACTCCGGCACGTTCGTGTGCGCGGGACACCCCCATTGGCAGTCCACGACTTTGTGGTAGTACTGCGGATCCGAGACGTCCGTAGGCTTCATAAGGGCCGTTGGCTTCGACGGTTACAGGCCACGAGGGCGTACGCGCGGGGGAGGAGCAGAAGGAGGGGTCCGGGAGTCGGATCGCGGAAGCGAGGACTTTACCGCATCTCGGAGGGGGAGTTTAACGTCGGGGAGGCCGGGCTCGCAATGACAGCCGGGGGGCCGGATCCCTCATCCGATGCGGGTCGCGCGCGGGTCCACTTCCCACTCCCCGCTCCGGGCCACGAAAAGGGGGGTGAAAAGAGGACACATCGCACCGGTGCAGCGGACGCCGTAGTCGAGACAGATGAGGATTTCGGCGTCCTGAACCGAAGGCGTCCTCCCCAGCCGCGCGCCGGCCTTGGGAACAACCGGAACGTTGCGGTCGGTCGCCGAGCAGTAGGCTTTGCGCGCCTTGATCATGAACGCCGCCGCGGTGTAATAGGAACGGGACTCGAACCGTTTCGCATGCAGTGTAACCGGCGCTCGGGCGGCACGCCATCAAGTTCACAAGGCGCTCACACTTTCGCGGCCGGGTCGCCTTGCCGCGCCGGATCGCGGAGCCTTACGTTCGAGTGAGCGCCAGTTGCGTGGTCCTCGCGGCTCCCCCGCCTGCCGGCCGGATCCGAAAAGCGGTTGGTCTCGCACCCCGACTCCGAAGCGGCCTGTCCATGTCCCGATCGGCGACGACGACCCCCCTTCCGGCACGCTCCGGACTCGCCGGCGGAGTGTGTGCCGAGGGGAGGGCGGGCCGGTGGCCGTGGGTCGCGCTTTTTTTGGCCGCCGCCGTTTCCCTTCCCGCGGAGCGGGGGGAGGCCCAGCGGCTCCGGGGATTCGGCGAGGCGCCGATCTCGCAGCCCTTGCGGCGAGGGCTTCCCGAACGTCCGGGCGGCTTTACTTTTTGCCGCCTCTGGTTCGACTCGGTACGGTACGAAAGCGACGGGTACGGGTGGAGCACGGATTATCCGCGGGGCGACTTGAATTTGACGCTCCGCCTCTCCGAGCTGACGACCGCCTCGATCAGCGGATGGCTCGACGGGGACCAGGGGACGGCCGCTCTGCGGGCGACCGACCCGAACCTCTTCCAGTGCCCCTTCCTTTTCGGGTCGGACGTGGGGACGGCAGGGTTCTCGAACGCGGAAGTCACGGCGCTGAGGGAATACTTCCTCAAAGGCGGCTTTCTCTGGGTGGACGACTTCTGGGGGACGCCGGCGTGGCGACAATGGTCTGCGGAGATGGCGCGCGTCCTCCCCGAATACCCGATCGTGGACCTCCCCCTCGATCATCCGCTCTTCGGAATCGTCTATACGGTAGAGAAGATCCCCCAGATCTCGCACATGCAGTACTGGAGAAACTCGGGAGGACAAACCTCGGAACGGGGATGGGACAGCGCCGAGCCGCACCTCCGCGCGATCCTGGACGAACACGAAAGGATCCTCGTTCTCATGAGCCATAACACCGACATCGCGGACGGATGGGAACGGGAGGCCGACGACGCCGCATTTTTCGCCCTCTTTTCGCCGCAGGCTTATGCGATCGGAATCAACGTCCTGGTCTGGATTATGACGCACTGACGTTCGGCGGAGCGCTCCCCTCAGCGAAACCGCCCCGGCGCGCGTCCTAATGCGGAAGGGAACAAACGAATCGAATTCTAGAGGGTACGACCCCGAACCAACGACCCTGAAGCGCGCGATAGCCGCGCACCGGCGAGATGCAATCATTCTTCGACGCAGTTTTCGAGTACTTCTTCAAGTATCCTCGCGTTGCGTACGACCGCGGGGAGATCGTCTGGAGCGGATCGTGGCCTACGATCCTCCTCGCCCTTCTCCTCGCCGTCGGGGTGGCCCTCGTCGTCTGGAGCTACTTGTCGAGCCGTGCGCGCGCAGCGGGCGCCACGACCTGGATCCTCGTAACGACCCGCGCCATCGGACTCGCGATCCTCACGGTCTGTCTGCTGCGCCCGACGCTCGTCCTCTCCACGGCCGTTCCTCAGCAGAACGTCGTGGCCGTCCTGGTGGACAACTCCCGGAGCATGGGAATCCAGGACGTGGATGGCCGCTCACGCGGCGCTGTCGCCCAGGAGCTCTTCGCCGCGCCGGAAAGCGCGCTCCTCGAACAGCTCGAGGAGAACTTCGTGATCCGGCAGTTCCGCTTCGACTCGAACGCCGCCAGGCTTCGCGATCCCGCAGATCTCGCCTTCGACGGAAACCGGACCCTCCTCGGGCCCTCGCTCGACCTCGTGCGGAGCGAGCTGGCGGGACTTCCCCTCGCCGGGTTGGTCCTGGTCACCGACGGGGGCGACCAGAACGCGGCCGCCCTCGAAGACGCTCTCCTCGGGCTCCGTGCCGAGGGAATTCCGGTGCATGTCGTGGGCGCGGGACGCTCCCGCCTCGATCCGGATGTGGAGATCGAGCGGGTCGAGCTCCCTCGGGCCGTGATGCGCGGCTCGACGGTCATGGCCAACGTCGTCGTCGCGCACACGGGACTCGGTGGACGCAACGTCGCGGTGAACCTGGAAGAAGACGGTCGGATCCTCGCCTCCGAAAACGTCCAGTTCGAGGGGTCGGGGGGGAGCACGACCGTCCGGATTCCGGTGACGCTCGAATCTCCGGGGGTGCGCGGGCTCACCGTCCGGGTCGCGGCCCAGCCCAACGAGGTCGTCGCCGACAACAACCAGATGGATGTGCACATCCGCGTCCGCGACGAGCGGGACAAGATCCTTTATTACGAAGGCCAGCCCCGATTCGAGGTGGGATTCCTGCGGCAGGCCGTCCGTGACGACCAGAATCTCCAGGTCGTGGTCCTCCAGCGCACGGGCGAAGACCGGTACGTTCGCCTCGACGTGGACAGCGGGGACGAGCTCGCGGGCGGCTTTCCGAGGACGCGCGAGGAGCTCTTCGAGTACCGCGGGCTCGTCCTGGGGAGCGTGGAGGCGAGCTCGTTCACGCCGGATCAGATCCGGATGATCGCCGACTTCGTGGATCGCCGGGGGGGAGGGCTGCTCTTCCTCGGAGGCCCGCGCGCCCTCGCCGAAGGGGGGTGGACCCCGACCGCGCTCGCTCCGGTTTATCCGCTGGAGCTCGAGAATCTTGGACCGGACCGCTCGGGCACGGTGGACTTCTGGGCGACGGTGAAGGTGACTCCGACCCGGAACGGAATGACGCATCCGGCCCTGGGGCTCGAAGGCTCTCAGGTGGAGATGGACCCGGGGGGCGCCGCTCCCGCGGCCGTGGTGGCGACCGATTCGGAGGACGCGCGGACCGCCCGCTGGGACCGCCTCCCCGAGCTCACCACTGTGAACCGGATGGGAGAGCCGCGCCCGGGGGCGACCGTCCTCCTCACCGGAGTGAGCCCGGACCTCCCGGGCGGAGAGCAGCCGGTTCTCGCCTTCCAGCGTTACGGCGCGGGGATGGCCGCCGTCCTCGGCGTGCATGACACCTGGCTCTGGCAGATGCACGCGGACATTTCGCTCGAAGACCAGACTCACGAAGTCTTCTGGCGACAGATCCTCCGCTGGTTGATTCAGGAGGTCCCCGATCCCCTCACCGCGACCGCCGTGCGGAATCGGGTCGCACCCGGAGAGTCGGTGCAGCTGATCGTGCGGGTGTCGAGCGAGGAATTCCTTCCCGTGAACGACGCGCGGGTCAC
This genomic window from Gemmatimonadota bacterium contains:
- a CDS encoding DUF4159 domain-containing protein, with product MSRSATTTPLPARSGLAGGVCAEGRAGRWPWVALFLAAAVSLPAERGEAQRLRGFGEAPISQPLRRGLPERPGGFTFCRLWFDSVRYESDGYGWSTDYPRGDLNLTLRLSELTTASISGWLDGDQGTAALRATDPNLFQCPFLFGSDVGTAGFSNAEVTALREYFLKGGFLWVDDFWGTPAWRQWSAEMARVLPEYPIVDLPLDHPLFGIVYTVEKIPQISHMQYWRNSGGQTSERGWDSAEPHLRAILDEHERILVLMSHNTDIADGWEREADDAAFFALFSPQAYAIGINVLVWIMTH
- a CDS encoding vWA domain-containing protein, whose amino-acid sequence is MQSFFDAVFEYFFKYPRVAYDRGEIVWSGSWPTILLALLLAVGVALVVWSYLSSRARAAGATTWILVTTRAIGLAILTVCLLRPTLVLSTAVPQQNVVAVLVDNSRSMGIQDVDGRSRGAVAQELFAAPESALLEQLEENFVIRQFRFDSNAARLRDPADLAFDGNRTLLGPSLDLVRSELAGLPLAGLVLVTDGGDQNAAALEDALLGLRAEGIPVHVVGAGRSRLDPDVEIERVELPRAVMRGSTVMANVVVAHTGLGGRNVAVNLEEDGRILASENVQFEGSGGSTTVRIPVTLESPGVRGLTVRVAAQPNEVVADNNQMDVHIRVRDERDKILYYEGQPRFEVGFLRQAVRDDQNLQVVVLQRTGEDRYVRLDVDSGDELAGGFPRTREELFEYRGLVLGSVEASSFTPDQIRMIADFVDRRGGGLLFLGGPRALAEGGWTPTALAPVYPLELENLGPDRSGTVDFWATVKVTPTRNGMTHPALGLEGSQVEMDPGGAAPAAVVATDSEDARTARWDRLPELTTVNRMGEPRPGATVLLTGVSPDLPGGEQPVLAFQRYGAGMAAVLGVHDTWLWQMHADISLEDQTHEVFWRQILRWLIQEVPDPLTATAVRNRVAPGESVQLIVRVSSEEFLPVNDARVTARVIDPFGAEQELPLYWNLDRDGEYRGSFLPASSGPYEVQVDAVRGETFLTAPPLHIEAGVLDEELRSGAMRENLLRRIATETNGAFYTLDQVSSLPQALTYTERGTVVQEERDLWDLPLFFFLLMGLLFTEWMVRRRRGLA